TTCATTACGCGTTGCAAACGCGTACTAAAAAGCTTTTTGAGCCCCTCTGTATCTGGCACTTACATCACCACCTTTGCCATAGATTATAGAATAATATTCTATATATGTCAAATAAAAACTAATAGGACTAGAAAAAAAATCTTGACTATAGAAATAAAATCTAGTATGATTGTGTTGAAGGGGTTGAGAAAGGAGGTTAAAGATGTTTCAAATATCTTTAAAGGCAGCAAGAGTAAATGCAGGACTTACCATTGTTGAGGCTGCAAAAGCCCTTGGGATATGCAAAGAGCGGGTTATGAAATACGAACGGACTCCAGGTCTTGTGAATCCTATATATCAGAAGAAGATATCCGAGGCGTATAAGTGCCCCATTGACTGTATTAAATTTACCTAGAAACTAGAATTTAATTCTATATCAACAACCCAAAACAGAAAGAAGGTGAGGAGATGGCAAAAGAAAAGCCCTCGAAAGTGCCGCTGACGCTGCGGCTTCCGAGGGAACTCTATGAGGAGCTGAAGGAGGAGGCGGAGCGTCTTGGACTAGACGTGAAAAGCCTCATCGTTGTTCTTCTTCTTGCTTATGTTTCTTCACATAGTCTTCAATGGCTACGACAATTTCCCGCGCGGCTGGTCGATGGTTTTTCTCTGCAACAGCTTTAATTTCCTCAAACAGTTCTGCGGGCATACGTAATGTAAAGCGTTTCTCAAAATCTGACATGGTAATCCCTCCTTAGACACCATTATAACACCGTGCAGGTGTAAATGACAGAAAAACATATTGACACCTCAAAGGTGTCGTGATAATATAAAGGTGTCTAGGAGGTGTCAACAAATGGAAAAGCCAATAAGGTTTACACTGAGAATCGTCAC
This portion of the Selenomonas sp. TAMA-11512 genome encodes:
- a CDS encoding Arc family DNA-binding protein, producing MSDFEKRFTLRMPAELFEEIKAVAEKNHRPAAREIVVAIEDYVKKHKQEEEQR
- a CDS encoding helix-turn-helix transcriptional regulator → MFQISLKAARVNAGLTIVEAAKALGICKERVMKYERTPGLVNPIYQKKISEAYKCPIDCIKFT